In Weissella tructae, the DNA window GACACCTAATGTTTGTCCTTCACGAGCCACAACAATCGCATTTGATTTCACGTGCTTCACAGCTTTTTGGGCGAATACCATCGCAGCCAACTGTTCTGGTGTTGGTTGTGCTTTTGATACGACCTTAAAGTCAGCGATGTCTTCTGAAACCAAATCACGATTTTGGACAACAATACCACCTAAGACCGCCGTCGCTTCTAATTGTTGTGGTAGCTTCGTTTCAAACGGTAATGTCATCAAACGCAGGTTTTTCTTCTTCGCTAATACAGCAAAGGCTTCCTCAGTGAAACTTGGCGCAATAATAATTTCTAGGAAAATTTGGTGCATTTTTTCTGCGGTTGCCAAATCAACTTCACGATTCAACGCCACAATACCACCAAAGATAGAAACATCATCTGCACTGAAGGCTTTATCCCAAGCTTCTTCAATCGTTGCACCTTGGCCAATTCCCGCTGGATTCATATGCTTAACTGTTACAACAGTTGGTTCTTCAAATTCAGCCACAATGCGCAAAGCCGCATCCGCGTCACGAATATTGTTATAAGATAATTGCTTACCATGCAAGATTTCCGCATTCAATACTGAGTAAGGTTCACTGATGGCATCACGATAAGCCGCAGCTTCTTGATGTGCATTTTCACCATAACGCAAAGATTCGTACAATTCATACGTCATCGTCTTTTGTTCAGTAACTGCTTCAGCTGACAAATAATCCGCAATCAAAGCATCGTACGCAGCGGTATGACGGAAAACTTTCGCCGCTAACATTTCTCGGAATGTTTGGTCCACGGCATCATTTGTCAACTTTTCAATTACAGTGTCATAATCACGGGGATCTACGATTGGTAAGACAGCGGCATAGTTCTTTGCGGCTGAACGCAACATTGAGGGGCCACCGATATCAATGTTTTCAATAGCTTCCGCTTGGCTAACCCCTTCTTTTTGAATGGTTTCTTTAAAGGGATACAAGTTCACAACAACTAAATCAATTGGGGCAATGTCGAATTCAGTTAGCTTGGCCATGTGTTCTGGGAGATCACGGCGCGCTAATAAGCCAGCATGGACACGTGGATGTAGTGTCTTCACACGCCCATCCAACATTTCTGGAAAACCAGTCACGTCATCAATCGGTAATGCGACTAATCCGGCTTCTTGCAAGGCTTTCAATGTCCCACCAGTTGAAACTAGTTCATAACCCAAAGCGACCAATTCGCTTGCAAATGGGACCAATCCTGCCTTGTCTGATACACTCAATAATGCACGTTTCATTAGTTAAATATCCCCTCATTCAGTAGTTGTTCTAGTGTGTCTGGATACAATACATGCTCGGCGGCATGTATTTTGACTTCAATTGTTTCAATCGTGTCTTCTGGTTCACGCTTAACAACCGCTTGATTAATAATGCGACCTGTATCAATTCCAGCGTCGACATAATGTACGGTCGCGCCTAGATATTTCACGCCATAGTCCCAAGCATCTTCAATCCCATGTCGCCCTGGAAAACTGGGTAATAAGGCTGGATGAATATTGATGATACGGTTATCAAAGGTTTGAATAAATTGTTCACTCAGAAGTCGCATATAACCGGCCAGTAGAATACCTTGCACACCATCAGCATGTAAGATATCCAACGCCGCTCGCTCTGTTTCTGTTCGAGTCGCATGTGCTTTGTAATCAATTCTCGTAACCGGAATACCGTATGATTCAGCTAAACGTATCGCCCGAATGTCTGGTCGATCAACAATCACACGGACAATCTCAGCTGGTAATTGCCGGTCTTGAATGGCCGCATAGAGTGACTCAAAATTAGAACCACGTCCTGATGCCATCACCGCTAATCTTACTTTGTGCCCCATGGTGCGTCTCCTTGATAGATGACTGATTCATCTGCTTTCGCAATCATTTCACCAATCACAAATGCGGGTTCGTCACGTGCTTGCAAGTCTGTCATAACGGTTTCAACCTTATCGGCACGAACAATTAAAACCATCCCCAAACCATTGTTAAATGTCCGCAACATATCAGCTAAACTCAGATTACCCGCTGCTTGCAACTCATCAAAGATTGGTAAGCGTGGCCAACTTCCCCAATGTAATTGAGCACTTAGATGTTCACCATATGCACGTGGTAGATTTTCAGTTAAACCACCACCGGTAATATGTGCCATACTGACAATGTTTTTATCAGTTAATAATGGCAATACGGCCGGTCCATAAAGTTTTGTGGGTGTTAAAAGCGTCTCTTTTAATCTCGGATCAAGCTGACGAAATGCCTCAGTATCGTCCCCAATGCCTAAGACATGTCGGACTAATGAATAGCCATTTGAATGAATCCCACTTGATGGCAAACCAATCAAGACATCCCCTTCACGTACGTCACTCGGTTGTAACAAATCTTCACGTTCTGCAATCCCAACAGCAAAGGCGGCTAGATCATAATGATAATCCGCGTATAGACCCGGCATTTCTGCCGTTTCACCCCCAATTAATGCAGCACCACTTTCAGCAGTTGCTTTGGCGACACCCGCCACAATTTCTGCAATCGTGTCCGGACGCATTTTATCAACGGCCAAATAGTCTAACAGAAACAATGGCTTGGCACCTTGCGCCAGAATGTCGTTCATCACCATGCCGACCAAATCTTGGCCAATTGATTGATGTTCATTAGCCGCAATTGCCAAGAGTAATTTCGTCCCAACCCCATCAGCACCAGTAATCAATACAGGATCATGATAACCACTCCCCAGCGCAAAGGCGGCTCCAAAACCACCTAGGCCCGTCACAACTTGCTCATTATAAGTCGCTGAAACTGCTGTACTCATCTTAGCGACTGCTTCGTTACCCGCGGCAATGTCTACCCCAGCTTTAGCGTAAGCATTCGTTTCCGTCATCTCACTTCTCCCATTCTTCGCATCACACTGTCATCATTTCACTTCACTTAGTGGTTCATATTGTGTCTGTGGTTCACTTGCAAAAGTCACGGCATCCGCCGCGATTAATGTTTCTAACGCTGGTTCATAATCATAAACCGGTGCTGGATAATGACCGTCAAAGTAAGCTGTGGTTAGACCAGTTCCTACCCCTTTATAAGGTAAGTTGATGGCATCCACGAGCCCATCTAATGATAGAAAGGCTAATGAGTCAGCCCCAATTAAGTCACTCATTTCTTGGACTGAATAATGGGCTGCTAATAACTCATCCGTTGTTTGCATGTCCACCCCATAGAAGGCAGGATATTTAAATTCTGGTGAAGCAATACGGACATGAATTTCAGCGGCCCCTGCTTCACGTAACATTTGCACAATATACTTTGACGTTGTCCCTCGAACTAATGAATCATCCACTAAGACAATACGCTTACCTGCGACAACTTCTGGGACCGCACTCAACTTCATACGCACTGCACGTTCACGACGTTCTTGGGTTGGTTCAATAAATGTACGGGCAATATATTGATTTTTCACCAAGCCCATATCATTTGGAATCCCAGATTCATCTGCGTAACCAATCGCAACTGACAAAGATGAATTTGGCACACCGACAACCATATCAGCGGCAACATCATGTTCACGTGCTAAGGCTGCGCCCATCTGCTTACGTGCATTATGCACATTCACACCGTAAATCGTTGAGTCAGGTCGTGCAAAATAGATATACTCCATGACATCAATGTGCAAGTCCGTTTTATCTGTGTAACGATCCATCACTAAACCATTATCATCAATTTTTAGCAATTCACCTGGTTGTACATCATGAACAAAGGTTGCGCCAATATTGGCTAACGCAGCTGTTTCAGATGTCACAACATATTGACCATCTGGCAATTGTCCAACGACAAATGGACGGAAACCATGTGGATCCAATGCAGCATAGAGTCCCTCTGGTGTTAGTAATAAGAAAGCAAAGCCCCCGCGTAATTGATTCAACGCCTCTTTGAATTGTTCTTCAAATGTTTCGGCCTTTGAACGACGAATCAAATGTAATAAAATTTCCGTATCAGAAGAGGATTGGAAAATCGCGCCATCTTTTTCTAATGCTTGGCGCAAAGTCACTGCATTGGTAATGTTTCCGTTGTGCGCTAATGACAATTGCATGTCTGAGAAATTGGCCAACAAAGGTTGTACATTTTCTAAACCATTTGAGCCTGCGGTCGCATAACGTACATGGCCAATCGCTGCTTCCCCAGACAAACGTTCCAAACGCGCTGGATTACGGAAAATATCACTTAGCAAGCCTTTACCGCGTTCTTGAATGAGTTTCCCTTGGTCATTAGACACAATTCCAGCGCCTTCTTGACCACGATGTTGTAAAGCATGTAAGCCATAGTAAGTTAAATTAGCCGCTTCTGGTGTTCCCCAGATACCAAAAATCCCACATTCTTCGTTCAATGAACTAGTTGTTACGCGTTCATCAGCCATGAAATTGCCTCCTGATAGTGTGTTTCTGCCTCAAGACGTGAGACATCAATCATATGATCATTTGCTTGCATCTTTAATGTATCTGTATCTGTTACTTGTCCTAAGCGTGTCGCACGGCCATCAGATAGTGCTTCAAATGCGGCAATATGTTTAGCTGGGACAGTTACCACAAACTGTGATGGTGCTTCAGCAAAATACCAACTTGCTGGTGCATCAATCGCGACATCAATTCCCAAACCTGTTTTAAAGGCACTTTCGGCCAAGGCAATTGCTAATCCACCTTCTGCCACATCATGTGCACTCGCAATCAGGCCAGCTTGAATACCAGTGCGAACCAATTCTTGATTTGCTAATTCACGAGCATCATCAAATGTACCTAATTGACCAGCAATGTCACCCGTCAATAACTTTTGCAGTTCTGAACCATTAAAGTCACCGGCTAAATCACCCACCAAATAAATGACATCATTGGCTTGCTTGTATGCGATGGTTGTAATGTGGTCAGTATTTTCGTGCAAACCAACCATTCCTACCATTGGTGTTGGGTAAATGGCTTGACCATTTGTTTCGTTATAAAGAGATACATTTCCCGATACAATTGGTGTATTTAATTGCTTCGCGAAGTCTGTAATCCCCGCAACCGCTTGTTCTAATTCATAGTAGACTTCTGGATTATCTGGGCTTCCAAAATTCAAACAATCGGTAATCCCAATTGGCAAGGCACCTGTCGCAACAATGTTACGTGCCGCTTCAGCGACCGCCATCTTAGCCCCCACATAAGGATCCAAGTATGTGTAACGACTACTGATATCCGTGGTCATGGCCAGCGCCTTATTCGTATCACGAATACGGACAACAGCTGCGTCACCACCAGGCTTAATCACTGTATCCGCGCGGACCATTGAATCAAATTGACGGAACAACTTCGCCTTTGTAGCGATTGTTGGTTGACTTAACAAACGCAAAAACGTGTCTGTGACATCTGATAGTTCAGGCGCAAATTGTGTGCTACTTTGCGTCATCAAACGAGCTGGTTTTTGCGTTGGCAATTCTTGCTTAGGCGCACGTGCCAAATCATCCACCGGTAGATTAGCGACTTCTTCATCACGGAATGACAGACGGTAACGACCATCATCCGTCACTTCTCCAACGACAACGGCATCCAAATCAGCATCACGATAGATGGCTTGTACTTCAGATTCATGCCCCTTTTGTACAACCAATAACATACGTTCTTGGGATTCTGACAACATCAATTCATATGGTGTCATGTTGGCTTCACGTTGTGGCACCTTATCAAGGTTCAAATGAATCCCCATCCCAGCTTTACCAGCCATTTCGGCCGATGATGACACAAGTCCTGCGGCTCCCATATCTTGAACACCTACGACGACATCCCCATGTTCCTTAATCGCTTTGATGGTTGCATCCATAACCAACTTTTCCATAAAAGGATCACCAACTTGAACCGCTGAGCGATCTTGTTCCGCTTCAGTGTTAAATTCAGATGATGAGAAAGTTGCGCC includes these proteins:
- the purH gene encoding bifunctional phosphoribosylaminoimidazolecarboxamide formyltransferase/IMP cyclohydrolase, whose product is MKRALLSVSDKAGLVPFASELVALGYELVSTGGTLKALQEAGLVALPIDDVTGFPEMLDGRVKTLHPRVHAGLLARRDLPEHMAKLTEFDIAPIDLVVVNLYPFKETIQKEGVSQAEAIENIDIGGPSMLRSAAKNYAAVLPIVDPRDYDTVIEKLTNDAVDQTFREMLAAKVFRHTAAYDALIADYLSAEAVTEQKTMTYELYESLRYGENAHQEAAAYRDAISEPYSVLNAEILHGKQLSYNNIRDADAALRIVAEFEEPTVVTVKHMNPAGIGQGATIEEAWDKAFSADDVSIFGGIVALNREVDLATAEKMHQIFLEIIIAPSFTEEAFAVLAKKKNLRLMTLPFETKLPQQLEATAVLGGIVVQNRDLVSEDIADFKVVSKAQPTPEQLAAMVFAQKAVKHVKSNAIVVAREGQTLGVGAGQPNRITSVEMAVTKASEKPGFDEAVLASDAFFPMNDSVAYAAEHGIKAIVEPGGSIKDQDSIDKADELGVVLVFSGNRHFRH
- the purN gene encoding phosphoribosylglycinamide formyltransferase, whose translation is MGHKVRLAVMASGRGSNFESLYAAIQDRQLPAEIVRVIVDRPDIRAIRLAESYGIPVTRIDYKAHATRTETERAALDILHADGVQGILLAGYMRLLSEQFIQTFDNRIINIHPALLPSFPGRHGIEDAWDYGVKYLGATVHYVDAGIDTGRIINQAVVKREPEDTIETIEVKIHAAEHVLYPDTLEQLLNEGIFN
- the purM gene encoding phosphoribosylformylglycinamidine cyclo-ligase; translation: MTETNAYAKAGVDIAAGNEAVAKMSTAVSATYNEQVVTGLGGFGAAFALGSGYHDPVLITGADGVGTKLLLAIAANEHQSIGQDLVGMVMNDILAQGAKPLFLLDYLAVDKMRPDTIAEIVAGVAKATAESGAALIGGETAEMPGLYADYHYDLAAFAVGIAEREDLLQPSDVREGDVLIGLPSSGIHSNGYSLVRHVLGIGDDTEAFRQLDPRLKETLLTPTKLYGPAVLPLLTDKNIVSMAHITGGGLTENLPRAYGEHLSAQLHWGSWPRLPIFDELQAAGNLSLADMLRTFNNGLGMVLIVRADKVETVMTDLQARDEPAFVIGEMIAKADESVIYQGDAPWGTK
- the purF gene encoding amidophosphoribosyltransferase, with product MADERVTTSSLNEECGIFGIWGTPEAANLTYYGLHALQHRGQEGAGIVSNDQGKLIQERGKGLLSDIFRNPARLERLSGEAAIGHVRYATAGSNGLENVQPLLANFSDMQLSLAHNGNITNAVTLRQALEKDGAIFQSSSDTEILLHLIRRSKAETFEEQFKEALNQLRGGFAFLLLTPEGLYAALDPHGFRPFVVGQLPDGQYVVTSETAALANIGATFVHDVQPGELLKIDDNGLVMDRYTDKTDLHIDVMEYIYFARPDSTIYGVNVHNARKQMGAALAREHDVAADMVVGVPNSSLSVAIGYADESGIPNDMGLVKNQYIARTFIEPTQERRERAVRMKLSAVPEVVAGKRIVLVDDSLVRGTTSKYIVQMLREAGAAEIHVRIASPEFKYPAFYGVDMQTTDELLAAHYSVQEMSDLIGADSLAFLSLDGLVDAINLPYKGVGTGLTTAYFDGHYPAPVYDYEPALETLIAADAVTFASEPQTQYEPLSEVK
- the purL gene encoding phosphoribosylformylglycinamidine synthase subunit PurL, encoding MKQAASVNPMSFEPTAEQVRDDQLYVEWGLTPEEYDLVVAKIGRLPNYTETGLFSAMWSEHVSYKKSKPFLRNFWSTNERVLQGPGEGAGILDIGDGQAVVFKAESHNHPSAVEPYEGAATGVGGILRDIFSMGAQPIAVLDSLRFGELDNQATQQLVRGVIDGIAGYGNAIGIPTVGGEIGFDKVYQGNPLVNVMAVGVMDQAVMKVGKAEGVGNSVLYVGAKTGRDGIHGATFSSSEFNTEAEQDRSAVQVGDPFMEKLVMDATIKAIKEHGDVVVGVQDMGAAGLVSSSAEMAGKAGMGIHLNLDKVPQREANMTPYELMLSESQERMLLVVQKGHESEVQAIYRDADLDAVVVGEVTDDGRYRLSFRDEEVANLPVDDLARAPKQELPTQKPARLMTQSSTQFAPELSDVTDTFLRLLSQPTIATKAKLFRQFDSMVRADTVIKPGGDAAVVRIRDTNKALAMTTDISSRYTYLDPYVGAKMAVAEAARNIVATGALPIGITDCLNFGSPDNPEVYYELEQAVAGITDFAKQLNTPIVSGNVSLYNETNGQAIYPTPMVGMVGLHENTDHITTIAYKQANDVIYLVGDLAGDFNGSELQKLLTGDIAGQLGTFDDARELANQELVRTGIQAGLIASAHDVAEGGLAIALAESAFKTGLGIDVAIDAPASWYFAEAPSQFVVTVPAKHIAAFEALSDGRATRLGQVTDTDTLKMQANDHMIDVSRLEAETHYQEAISWLMNA